One window from the genome of Yamadazyma tenuis chromosome 7, complete sequence encodes:
- the GUS1 gene encoding glutamate--tRNA ligase (COG:J; EggNog:ENOG503NUH3), protein MSTTTLTIAAKAPAVAYSSVIAANLVNASSSDESINFEFIDEKDIEGDSVKLTNDGKILVGQLAILNGLADKFPLVFQDKEGSQKWLKIALEKLTVKNFKELAVDLEKLDAHLNFRSYITGYALSLGDVAVWGVLRANALMGSILKSGVYVNVTRWYNFIAGANESFEKSVEMVTKSVNELRKSAKAASSNGKKETHKANFEINLPDAEIGKVVTRFPPEPSGYLHIGHAKAAILNEYFAHAYKGKLIVRFDDTNPSKEKEEFQDSIIEDLELLGIKADLITYSSDYFDKMYELAVQMIKEGKAYCDDTPLEKMREERMVGDASARRARTVEENLKIFTEEMKNGTEEGLKNCVRAKIDYQNPNKALRDPVIYRCNLTPHHRTKDAWKMYPTYDFCVPVVDALEGVTHCLRTIEYRDRNPQYDWMLNALHLRKVHIWDFGRVNFVRTLLSKRKLQWFVDKKYVGNWDDPRFPTVRGVRRRGMTVEGLRNFVISQGPSKNIINLDWSSIWSLNKKIIDPIAPRFTAISAKDVVKVTLVDGPEEPKTEEKPKHKKNPDVGVKPVIYYKHVLLEQEDAKTLAEGEEITFMDWGNVIINSITKEGDIVKSVEAKLHLEGDFRKTSKKLTWLADTDDKVLVDLTDFDHLITKDKLEEGDNFENFLTPETEFHSDAYADLNLRKLKEGDILQFERKGYYRVDKPFGTSQTPQLFTIPDGKTKK, encoded by the coding sequence ATGTCTACCACAACGTTAACTATTGCTGCGAAAGCTCCAGCCGTTGCGTACTCCTCCGTAATTGCTGCCAACTTGGTCAACGCCTCGTCTTCAGATGAGTCTatcaactttgaatttATCGATGAGAAAGACATTGAAGGTGACTCCGTTAAGTTGACTAACGACGGGAAGATTCTCGTTGGACAACTTGCCATCTTAAATGGACTCGCCGACAAGTTTCCTTTGGTTTTCCAAGACAAGGAAGGATCGCAAAAATGGCTCAAGATTGccttggagaagttgactgtcaagaacttcaaagaattaGCAGTcgatttggaaaagttggatGCTCACTTGAACTTCAGAAGTTACATCACCGGATACGCCTTGTCGTTGGGAGATGTAGCGGTTTGGGGTGTCTTGAGAGCCAATGCTTTGATGGGCTCTATCCTTAAAAGTGGGGTTTACGTCAACGTCACCAGATGGTATAACTTTATTGCTGGTGCCAACGAACTGTTTGAAAAGTCTGTGGAAATGGTTACCAAATCCGTTAATGAATTAAGGAAGTCTGCCAAAGCCGCTTCCAGCAATGGAAAGAAAGAGACCCATAAAGCcaactttgaaatcaacttgcCAGATGCTGAAATTGGTAAGGTCGTCACCAGATTCCCACCAGAACCTTCTGGATACTTACACATCGGACATGCCAAAGCTGCCATTTTAAACGAGTACTTTGCTCACGCTTACAAAGGAAAGTTGATTGTCAGATTTGATGATACAAATccttccaaagaaaaggaagagtTCCAAGACTCCatcattgaagatttggaattGTTGGGAATTAAAGCAGATCTAATCACTTATTCGTCTGACTACTTCGACAAGATGTATGAGTTGGCCGTGCAGATGATCAAAGAAGGCAAAGCTTACTGCGATGACACTCCATTGGAAAAGAtgagagaagaaagaatgGTTGGTGATGCGTCAGCCAGGAGAGCCAGAACCGTGGAAGAAAATTTGAAAATATTCACCGAAGAAATGAAGAACGGTACTGAAGAAGGTTTGAAGAACTGTGTCAGGGCCAAGATTGACTATCAAAACCCTAACAAAGCTTTGAGAGATCCAGTCATCTACAGATGTAACTTGACTCCTCATCACAGAACCAAGGATGCTTGGAAGATGTACCCAACCTACGATTTCTGTGTTCCTGTGGTGGATGCTCTCGAAGGTGTTACTCACTGTTTGAGAACTATTGAATACAGAGACCGTAATCCTCAATATGATTGGATGCTTAATGCCTTACACCTTCGTAAGGTCCATATTTGGGATTTCGGTAGAGTGAACTTTGTCCGTACCTTGTTGTCCAAGAGAAAGTTACAATGGTTTGTCGACAAGAAGTACGTGGGCAACTGGGATGATCCTCGATTCCCAACTGTAAGAGGTGTGAGGAGAAGAGGTATGACTGTTGAAGGATTGAGAAACTTTGTTATTTCCCAAGGTCCATCTAAGAATATTATCAACTTAGACTGGTCTTCTATTTGGAGTCTTAACAAAAAGATCATTGATCCTATCGCTCCAAGATTTACTGCAATTTCTGCCAAAGATGTTGTAAAGGTGACCTTGGTGGATGGTCCAGAAGAGCCAAAGACGGAAGAAAAGCCTAagcacaagaagaacccagATGTAGGTGTGAAGCCAGTCATCTACTACAAGCATGTTTTGCTTGAGCAAGAAGACGCCAAGACCTTGgctgaaggtgaagaaatcacATTTATGGACTGGGGTAatgtcatcatcaactcgaTTACCAAGGAAGGTGACATAGTCAAATCGGTTGAAGCCAAACTTCATTTAGAAGGTGATTTCCGTAAAACCTCAAAGAAGCTTACTTGGTTAGCTGACACTGACGATAAGGTACTTGTGGACTTGACTGATTTCGATCACTTAATCACCAAGGATAAACTCGAAGAAGGAgacaactttgaaaacttccTTACTCCAGAAACCGAATTCCACTCCGATGCTTATGCTGATCTCAACTTGCGCAAATTAAAGGAAGGTGATATTCTTCagtttgaaagaaaggGTTACTACAGAGTCGACAAGCCTTTCGGAACGTCCCAAACCCCTCAATTGTTCACCATTCCAGATGGTAAAACTAAGAAATAA
- the NAG4 gene encoding Synaptic vesicle transporter SVOP (COG:S; EggNog:ENOG503NTW3) yields the protein MVSEVDNNSDNSTEPKTYLERSRSLESNEGVQRIISNLSQKAGTLGELEEGYDLQKIHTHAKPGSDVHKEDEWQYPIDEDTNLRLVVFLDGDKQNPKNFSSGRKWLYTALLGFVCFVVALGSAIVTGDMDRPRDYFGVSEEVIILASVTTFVIGFGVGPLLFAPLSEELGRQPIYMVTLGLSLIFIIPCGLAKNIGTLLVCRLIDGTLFSAPMCLIGGSLADLFEGDQRGVAMAIFSAAPFMGPVMGPIFGGLLADNASTWRWVYWTFLIIAGFMYVIFMAIVPETHGATILKRRAAKLRKLTGDDKYYTIAQLKPRTFKEVAKQSLLRPFILLSEFIVFLVTIYMAINYGLLYMFFFAIPVVYQEGKGWSASKTGIMFIPIGVGVLCSTGAAIYINKDYNRRAQKYRDRGEIPPPELRLIPMMFSCWLVPIGLFIFAWSSYPTISWAGPCFSGFATGFGFTTLYNPANNYIVDSYQHYAASALAAKTFVRSIWGAAVPLFTIQMYHKLGYQWATSLMAFISLACCIIPFLFFYFGARIRAFSRYAYSPEKDQ from the coding sequence ATGGTTTCCGAAGTTGATAATAATTCTGATAACAGCACCGAACCAAAGACATATCttgaaagaagcagaagcCTCGAAAGTAATGAGGGGGTTCAACGGATTATAAGTAACCTTTCTCAGAAAGCTGGTACCTTaggtgaacttgaagaaggttACGATTTACAAAAGATCCACACGCATGCCAAACCAGGATCAGATGTGCACAAGGAAGATGAATGGCAATATcctattgatgaagatacaAACTTGAGACTTGTGGTGTTCTTGGATGGTGACAAACAAAATCCAAAGAACTTTTCTCTGGGTAGGAAGTGGTTGTACACGGCTCTCCTTGGGTTTGTGtgttttgtggttgctCTTGGGTCTGCTATTGTGACCGGTGATATGGATAGACCAAGAGATTATTTTGGTGTCAGTGAAGAGGTGATCATTTTAGCCTCTGTCACTACTTTCGTTATTGGGTTTGGGGTTGGTCCTCTTTTGTTTGCACCTTTATCTGAAGAATTGGGCAGACAACCTATATACATGGTCACTTTGGGGCTCTCACTTATTTTCATTATCCCCTGTGGTCTTGCTAAAAACATTGGTACTTTGTTGGTGTGTCGATTAATTGACGGAACCCTTTTCTCCGCTCCAATGTGTTTGATTGGAGGTTCGTTGGCAGATTTATTCGAAGGTGATCAAAGAGGTGTGGCTATGGCCATCTTCTCTGCTGCACCATTTATGGGTCCTGTCATGGGTCCAATCTTTGGGGGATTATTGGCTGACAATGCTTCTACTTGGAGATGGGTCTACTGGACCTTTTTGATTATTGCCGGTTTCATGTATGTTATATTCATGGCAATTGTCCCTGAAACTCATGGGGCaaccattttgaagaggAGAGCTGCTAAGTTAAGAAAACTCACCGGTGACGACAAGTACTACACGATAGCCCAATTGAAGCCTCGTACCTTTAAGGAGGTGGCTAAGCAGTCTCTTTTGAGACCATTTATTTTGTTGTCGGAGTTCATTGTGTTCTTGGTCACCATTTACATGGCAATCAACTATGGATTATTGTACATGTTTTTCTTTGCAATCCCAGTGGTGTATCAGGAAGGTAAAGGATGGTCCGCTTCAAAAACAGGAATTATGTTTATTCCcattggtgttggagttcTTTGCTCAACTGGGGCAGCCATCTATATCAACAAGGACTATAACAGAAGGGCTCAAAAGTATAGAGATAGAGGTGAGATCCCTCCTCCCGAATTACGGTTGATTCCTATGATGTTCTCATGTTGGTTGGTTCCAATTGGATTATTCATTTTTGCATGGAGTTCATACCCTACAATTTCTTGGGCCGGTCCATGCTTCTCAGGATTTGCGACCGGCTTTGGATTCACCACTTTGTATAATCCCGCTAATAATTACATTGTGGATTCCTATCAGCATTACGCCGCCAGTGcattggctgcgaaaactTTTGTGAGATCGATATGGGGTGCCGCAGTCCCATTATTCACCATTCAAATGTATCACAAATTGGGATACCAATGGGCTACTTCATTGATGGCCTTCATTTCCTTGGCATGTTGTATCATTCCATTTTTATTCTTTTACTTTGGTGCCAGAATCCGTGCCTTCTCGAGATATGCTTATTCTCCTGAAAAGGATCAATAG
- the MSC7 gene encoding Meiotic Sister-Chromatid recombination aldehyde dehydrogenase (COG:C; EggNog:ENOG503NXCB) produces the protein MIDIDLIFNGTQWQYQISTTFFICVILPLLYYCYKRYVSKSPNSYNKIEAPIKLNVSIPDEAKPHWKGKRLYSPTLRIPDEPNKIQSYCPATSQSLGVFPTTSKEEMDQQIKAAKVAQKQWAKSSFSLRRKLLRTLNRYILDHQEDIARVACRDSGKTKLDASMGEIMVTLEKINWIIANGEKTLRPSQRPGPSNLLIGMMKSGEVRYEPMGVVSAIVSWNYPFHNLMGPLIAALFTGNAIVIKCSEQVIWSSQWFVLLVRTILKSLNIPEDLVQLCCCFPEDAEHFTSHPGLDHITFIGSKPVAHKVVESASKQLTPCVVELGGKDAVVVLDDVKDLNALASVIMRGTFQSGGQNCIGVERVICLPKAYETLVEILSKRVGQLRLGSDIDQLDEIDMGAMISDNRFERFQELIEDAVSKGAKLIHGGKPYQHPNYPQGHYFEPTLLIDVDQTMKIFSEEVFGPCLTMVKASDLDTAVDLANATEYGLGNSIFGGNFGVCSQVADRLESGNVAINDFATFYVAQLPFGGIKKSGYGKFGGEEGLTGLCVTKSVVMDKPFFRMLGVATAIPPPLDYPIADGTKAWGFVRALNSAGYDNKIWTVIQSIKKLAQGG, from the coding sequence ATGATTGACATTGATCTTATATTCAACGGGACCCAATGGCAGTATCaaatatcaacaacattTTTTATTTGCGTTATTCTCCCCTTGTTATATTACTGCTACAAGCGGTATGTTTCCAAATCTCCCAACAGCTACAACAAGATCGAAGCACCCATTAAATTGAATGTTTCAATTCCCGATGAAGCCAAACCTCATTGGAAAGGTAAGAGGTTGTACTCCCCCACATTGAGGATCCCAGATGAGCCAAACAAGATCCAGTCTTACTGTCCAGCGACATCCCAATCTTTAGGAGTGTTTCCAACTACgtcaaaagaagagatGGACCAACAAATCAAAGCTGCCAAAGTTGCCCAGAAGCAGTGGGCCAAATCGTCTTTCTCACTTCGTAGAAAGCTCTTGCGAACCCTTAACAGGTATATTTTggatcatcaagaagatattGCAAGAGTAGCTTGTCGTGATAGCGGAAAGACTAAGTTGGACGCACTGATGGGTGAGATTATGGTtactttggaaaagatcaaTTGGATCATCGCCAATGGTGAAAAGACATTAAGACCATCCCAAAGACCTGGaccttcaaacttgttaATCGGAATGATGAAGAGTGGCGAGGTTCGGTACGAACCCATGGGTGTTGTATCTGCCATTGTATCCTGGAACTACCCATTCCACAATTTAATGGGTCCGCTAATTGCTGCCTTGTTTACAGGAAATGCCATTGTTATTAAATGTTCTGAACAAGTAATATGGTCTTCTCAATGGTTTGTTTTGCTTGTAAGAACCATCTTAAAGCTGTTAAATATTCCTGAAGATTTGGTGCAGTTGTGCTGCTGTTTCCCTGAAGATGCTGAACACTTCACTTCTCACCCTGGACTTGATCATATTACTTTCATTGGATCTAAGCCTGTTGCTCACAAGGTAGTTGAAAGTGCCTCCAAGCAGTTGACTCCTTGTGTAGTTGAGTTGGGAGGAAAAGATGCAGTGGTTGTACTTGATGATGTGAAGGACCTTAACGCCTTGGCCTCTGTTATCATGAGAGGCACTTTCCAAAGTGGTGGCCAAAATTgtattggagttgaacGGGTGATTTGTTTGCCAAAAGCCTATGAGACCCTAGTGGAAATTCTTTCCAAAAGGGTTGGGCAGTTGAGATTGGGATCTGACATTGACCAATTGGATGAAATAGACATGGGTGCTATGATATCGGATAACCGGTTTGAGAGATTCCAGGAGTTGATAGAGGATGCTGTTTCCAAAGGTGCCAAGTTAATACATGGTGGAAAACCATACCAACACCCAAATTACCCTCAGGGCCATTATTTCGAACCAACTTTATTGATTGACGTTGATCAAACCATGAAGATTTTTAGCGAAGAAGTATTTGGTCCATGTTTGACTATGGTAAAGGCTTCTGATCTTGATACGGCTGTtgacttggccaatgctACAGAGTATGGGTTAGGAAACTCGATATTTGGAGGTAACTTTGGTGTGTGCAGCCAAGTGGCAGACAGGCTTGAAAGTGGAAATGTAGCTATCAatgattttgcaactttcTACGTGGCTCAGTTACCATTTGGTGGTATTAAAAAGTCGGGATATGGGaaatttggtggagaagaaggactAACTGGCTTGTGTGTCACCAAATCCGTGGTTATGGATAAGCCATTTTTCCGGATGTTGGGTGTGGCAACGGCCATTCCTCCTCCATTAGACTACCCTATTGCTGATGGGACGAAAGCATGGGGGTTTGTGAGAGCATTGAATTCTGCAGGTTATGACAATAAAATATGGACGGTGATTCAGTCTATAAAAAAACTTGCTCAAGGTGGTTAG
- a CDS encoding uncharacterized protein (COG:S; EggNog:ENOG503P5WY) — protein MVSPHKIFYKGEENDFVVFVEDREALDKFREDSSIPLVDVISVFQVFTNRQGGVEGQLLQASKTELENEFGTKNTDEVIKKIVLEGSDKSNASINNRKFNSHNDSMGPDAITN, from the coding sequence ATGGTTAGTCCTCATAAGATATTCTAcaaaggtgaagaaaatgatttCGTGGTATTCGTCGAAGACCGTGAAGCCCTAGATAAGTTCAGAGAGGATTCCTCCATCCCTTTGGTAGATGTGATTTcagttttccaagtattCACCAATAGACAAGGTGGGGTAGAAGGTCAATTACTTCAAGCATCTAAGACCGAGTTGGAAAACGAATTCGGCACCAAAAACACTGACGAAGTGATCAAAAAAATTGTACTCGAAGGTAGTGACAAGCTGAATGCCTCCATTAACAATAGAAAGTTCAACTCTCATAATGATTCAATGGGCCCAGATGCCATTACCAACTGA
- the VMA10 gene encoding H(+)-transporting V1 sector ATPase subunit G (COG:C; EggNog:ENOG503P6SA; BUSCO:EOG09265PWR) — protein MSSGIQALLRTEKDASEIVNEARKYRTTRLKSAKADAQSEIDEYKKQKEAELSTYDAEHEGLNEQVNKEADAQVDAELKSIKSKYAEKKSAVVKLLVDATISPKPEVHTNAQ, from the coding sequence ATGTCTTCAGGAATTCAAGCCTTATTAAGGACCGAAAAGGACGCCTCTGAAATTGTCAACGAGGCTAGAAAGTACAGAACCACCAGATTGAAGTCTGCCAAAGCTGATGCCCAAAGCGAAATTGATGAatacaagaaacaaaaagaagcCGAATTGAGCACCTACGACGCAGAACATGAAGGATTGAATGAACAAGTCAACAAAGAAGCCGATGCTCAGGTTGATGCTGAATTGAAGTccatcaaatccaaatatGCCGAGAAGAAGTCAGCTGTCGTTAAGTTGTTGGTAGATGCCACCATAAGTCCTAAACCTGAAGTTCACACTAATGCACAATAA
- a CDS encoding uncharacterized protein (BUSCO:EOG09260TDY; COG:S; EggNog:ENOG503NYD6) has translation MSSRQLRKLERQRLEHSLTPEATENVKEINETPVTAKTFNAFSFLEDGDSEPDSEEVAKHIQDITEPESLPKSSSKPKKNKKNNKKGKKAVIPENSDDELDRILAEAKAEDLKKYGTQEQTHESQVIVAEDGDDFEEEYNEDIEPLPEYDPNFKNFTTERLQQSLSILSIGSIKNLDPDEELKSLFGNLSLETIEDANTTTSLAVSPEVLKQFKRLARLTKGWGGKDKRSVPGTTRKLLLTRIKDDYLPTQQKPLQMEELDSSEILDLMDYKENVAEISELELKIRKEKKIGVRYFSFRKNSTVQERVANTQFYASVVISPDHDALIALLRNYPYHVETLLQVSMVLLRQGSDKSTSNALIEKCLFVFDRCFHKFFHDLLSDASNGLVRLPYESFMNRQFYLCIFRYITNLGERATYFTSLSFCKLLLSFSPAEDPLGVRYFIDYYAIMSQEYKFLTYLVESPLVTSYVKWFTPGIAFSTVLAYLHLNDTQKAEDLLKKAFLAHPYTAFQMLETIGLATSISVRETDIFVNDEIILANQTYMVRAKELWKGEDKRKFLNEQLTTLFDAHKGTLNREATKASGVRSLFSNLLGTLSTPPSSNAHKELPFNLLRFAILSGENSIMAKVPQEVWSRDDVYEFDPLPPSNDTLGYSAISGVEEGTKIIDGALDYVDQNVLASIIQNRTQNDEFEDIVRQLQEEQLQQPEGPNN, from the coding sequence ATGAGCTCCAGACAGTTAAGAAAGCTTGAAAGACAACGATTAGAACATAGTCTAACCCCAGAAGCTACCGAGAATGTCAAGGAAATAAATGAAACTCCTGTAACCGCCAAGACATTCAACGCTTTTAGCTTTCTCGAAGATGGTGACTCAGAACCAGACAGCGAAGAAGTGGCCAAGCACATCCAGGATATAACAGAACCGGAGTCTTTACCAAAACTGTCAAGcaaacccaagaagaacaagaaaaataACAAGAAGGGAAAGAAAGCTGTAATTCCAGAAAatagtgatgatgaacttgatagAATCCTTGCAGAAGCCAAGGCCGAAGACCTCAAAAAGTACGGCACCCAAGAACAAACTCACGAGTCTCAAGTCATTGTTGCTGAAGACGGAGATGATTTCGAGGAAGAATATAACGAAGACATAGAGCCGTTACCGGAGTACGatcccaacttcaaaaacttcacTACTGAAAGATTGCAGCAGTCATTATCGATACTTTCAATAGGATCCATAAAGAATCTTGATCCggatgaagaattgaagtcATTGTTTGGAAATCTTTCATTAGAGACAATCGAAGATGCTAACACTACCACATCTCTTGCTGTGTCTCCTGAAGTGTTGAAGCAATTCAAGCGATTAGCCAGATTGACAAAAGGGTGGGGTGGCAAAGATAAACGTAGTGTTCCAGGAACTACTAGGAAGCTACTCTTAACTAGAATCAAAGATGATTACTTGCCAACTCAGCAGAAACCATTGCAGATGGAGGAACTCGATAGTTCAGAGATATTGGATCTTATGGACTATAAAGAGAATGTGGCAGAAATCTCCGAACTTGAGCTCAAGATCCgcaaagagaagaaaattgGTGTCAGATATTTCTCATTTAGGAAGAACAGCActgttcaagaaagagTAGCTAATACTCAGTTCTATGCTTCAGTAGTTATTTCACCAGATCATGATGCGTTGATTGCACTTCTAAGAAATTATCCTTATCATGTTGAAACATTACTTCAAGTGAGTATGGTGCTCTTGAGACAAGGTAGTGATAAGTCTACTAGTAATGCGTTAATCGAAAAATGcttgtttgtgtttgacaGATGCTTTCACAAATTCTTTCACGACTTGTTAAGCGATGCTTCCAACGGTCTTGTGAGACTACCTTATGAGTCGTTCATGAATCGCCAGTTCTACCTTTGTATCTTCAGATACATTACCAATCTTGGAGAAAGGGCAACTTATTTTACCAGCTTGAGTTTCTGTAAGCTTTTATTGTCTTTTTCGCCAGCTGAGGATCCACTTGGTGTAAGATACTTTATTGACTATTATGCCATAATGAGTCAAGAATACAAGTTCTTAACTTACCTAGTTGAGTCGCCATTGGTGACCTCATACGTCAAGTGGTTTACTCCAGGAATTGCATTCTCTACAGTGTTAGCATATCTTCACTTGAATGATACCCAAAAAGCCGAAGaccttttgaagaaagcaTTCTTGGCTCATCCATACACAGCATTTCAGATGCTTGAGACAATTGGCTTAGCCACCCTGATATCAGTTAGGGAGACCGACATATTTGTAAACGACGAGATTATTCTTGCCAATCAGACGTATATGGTTCGTGCCAAAGAGCTTTGGAAAGGAGAAGACAAACggaagttcttgaacgaaCAATTGACCACTCTTTTTGACGCACACAAAGGGACCCTAAACCGGGAGGCCACCAAAGCCAGCGGTGTCCGATCATTGTTCCTGAACTTACTTGGAACCTTGTCTACTCCACCACTGTCCAACGCTCACAAAGAACTACCATTTAATCTTCTTCGGTTTGCGATTTTGTCGGGTGAAAATAGCATAATGGCCAAAGTACCACAGGAGGTTTGGAGCAGGGATGATGTGTACGAATTTGATCCTTTACCACCTCTGAATGACACTCTTGGATACAGTGCTATCTCcggagttgaagaaggtacAAAGATCATAGATGGTGCGCTAGACTACGTGGATCAGAATGTTCTTGCTTCAATCATTCAAAACCGGACTCAGaatgatgagtttgaagacattgtCAGGcagcttcaagaagaacaattACAACAACCGGAAGGCCCCAATAATTAG
- a CDS encoding uncharacterized protein (COG:S; EggNog:ENOG503Q3N1): protein MSNSHIDETIDDHKGDKSLGYDGHPVINGGGPTTLSPMVEAIEDSVLSLEEKRSLVTSSPLSPYSLVSPKPFTNYSPITVNDTQFKIYCLTQEILESETTYYNSLEILLKYYIFPLNSFSTCETSTATPLKVMNSVIEDMLKLHRPLYLFYSQKNLNLTTIDSILEEIMGKIMVIVRSSYLYTEYSNIYEDVLEISKDPRSVEITTFNTLLVCLNRYLEATQPETKRHDLSFISLIQKPISRFGKYRLFIETLLKLVRSHKLEPVVLNTLNLVKEKLEIINNETIYAKEEERTKRIGIICGIQSVSYFGKPLLIGSLMGFWIEKDKIRCSTLAAVLFKSYLILSGLSFSSWFGKVKFVIPLAQCKLIENILDSTGVIANITESEYSTWLSTLQTLVNFVNGPYTMDFSNLNDNCESVACVPKNTSPYNIWPEAGNAIYQKSCYYNQPMTVSICNSIFQQNTAGPNQKYYDLYKEMSRSERVRAERRIGNLWSPELPQIMFLPKIRHKSLTSFRFSPSWKTAIEEDSIKKTIMFRRSESTPNIKLFEQLCEEEPEASEFVVTVKTHISGVSRGSSIKSALAGLVKTHSKNTN from the exons ATGTCAAATTCTCATATTGATGAGACCATAGATGACCATAAAGGAGACAAGAGCTTAGGCTACGATGGCCACCCTGTGATCAATGGGGGTGGCCCAACAACGTTGTCTCCCATGGTAGaagcaattgaagattcaGTATTACTGTTAGAAGAAAAGAGACTGCTTGTaacatcatcacctttgTCTCCTTACTCTTTAGTATCACCCAAGCCGTTCACCAACTATTCTCCAATTACAGTGAATGATACACAATTCAAGATCTACTGTCTTACACAAgagattcttgaaagtgAAACCACCTACTACAACCTGCTTGAAATCCTTTTGAAATATTATATCTTTCCCCTTAACAGCTTTTCCACCTGTGAAACTTCAACTGCTACCCCATTAAAGGTTATGAATTCTGTAATCGAAGATATGCTTAAGTTACATCGGCCACTATACCTCTTTTATTCCCAGAAAAACCTCAATTTAACAACTATTGATTCTATTCTAGAAGAGATTATGGGTAAAATTATGGTTATTGTCCGGAGCAGTTACCTATATACAGAGTATTCAAATATCTATGAAGATGTATTGGAAATTTCAAAAGATCCCAGGTCTGTTGAAATTACCACGTTTAATACCCTACTCGTGTGTTTGAATCGGTATCTTGAAGCCACCCaaccagaaacaaaaagacATGATCTTTCGTTTATTTCACTCATCCAGAAACCCATTTCCAGGTTCGGGAAGTATAGGCTTTTCATTGAAACGCTTTTGAAACTAGTAAGAAGCCATAAACTTGAACCGGTTGTTTTGAATACACTTAACCTTGTCAAAGAGAAGCTCGAAATTATCAATAATGAAACAATTTACGCCAAAGAGGAAGAGAGaaccaaaagaattggTATTATTTGTGGAATTCAACTGGTATCATATTTTGGTAAACCTCTCCTTATTGGATCTTTGATGGGCTTTTGGATTGAGAAGGACAAGATCCGGTGCTCGACGTTAGCAGCCGTGTTATTCAAAAGCTATTTGATTTTGAGTGGGTTATCGTTTTCCAGTTGGTTCGGTAAGGTGAAATTTGTGATTCCCCTTGCCCAGTGTAAACTTATAGAAAATATCTTGGATTCTACAGGAG TAATTGCGAATATCACCGAAAGTGAATATTCTACATGGTTATCTACTTTACAAACACTAGTCAACTTTGTGAATGGGCCCTATACCATGGACTTCTCCAACCTCAATGATAACTGTGAATCCGTTGCATGTGTTCCAAAAAACACTAGTCCTTATAATATTTGGCCTGAAGCTGGAAATGCGATATACCAAAAGAGCTGCTACTACAACCAGCCTATGACCGTGTCAATATGCAATTCAATTTTCCAACAGAACACTGCGGGGCCAAATCAAAAGTACTATGACCTCTACAAAGAGATGAGCAGGTCGGAGCGTGTGAGAGCGGAAAGGAGGATTGGCAATTTGTGGAGCCCAGAGCTTCCTCAAATTATGTTTTTGCCCAAAATAAGACATAAAAGTTTGACAAGCTTCAGGTTTTCGCCTAGCTGGAAGAcagccattgaagaagattcaaTAAAGAAGACTATCATGTTCAGAAGAAGTGAGTCCACTCCAAATATCAAACTCTTCGAACAGCTATGCGAAGAAGAGCCTGAGGCTTCAGAATTTGTGGTGACTGTGAAAACGCACATCAGTGGGGTTTCTAGAGGTTCGAGTATTAAATCGGCACTTGCCGGGCTTGTTAAAACCCATtcaaaaaacacaaactAG